In one window of Streptomyces griseus subsp. griseus DNA:
- a CDS encoding DUF1003 domain-containing protein, with amino-acid sequence MAEREERSKASSTGASGLMRPPRTRIDQPKSPRRRLLPEYDPEAFGRFSERIARFLGTGRFIVWMTLIIIVWVAWNVWAPKDMRWDEYPFIFLTLMLSLQASYAAPLILLAQNRQDDRDRVTHEQDRKQNERSIADTEYLSREIAALRMGLGEVATRDWIRSELQDMVRDMEDRRILLGSESDEGDR; translated from the coding sequence ATGGCCGAACGTGAGGAACGGTCGAAGGCCTCCTCCACGGGCGCCTCGGGCCTGATGCGCCCGCCGCGCACCCGGATCGACCAGCCGAAGTCGCCGCGGCGGCGGCTGCTGCCGGAGTACGACCCGGAGGCCTTCGGCCGGTTCTCGGAGCGGATCGCGCGGTTCCTGGGCACGGGCCGGTTCATCGTCTGGATGACGCTGATCATCATCGTCTGGGTGGCGTGGAACGTCTGGGCGCCCAAGGACATGCGGTGGGACGAGTACCCGTTCATCTTCCTGACCCTGATGCTCTCGCTCCAGGCGTCGTACGCGGCCCCGCTGATCCTGCTCGCGCAGAACCGGCAGGACGACCGGGACCGGGTCACCCACGAGCAGGACCGCAAGCAGAACGAGCGCTCCATCGCCGACACCGAGTACCTCAGCCGGGAGATCGCGGCGCTGCGGATGGGCCTCGGCGAGGTCGCCACCCGGGACTGGATCCGCTCGGAGCTCCAGGACATGGTGAGGGATATGGAGGACCGCCGGATCCTCCTCGGATCCGAGAGTGACGAAGGCGACCGCTGA
- a CDS encoding magnesium transporter MgtE N-terminal domain-containing protein, whose protein sequence is MAAGAPRVFVSHLSGVPVFDPNGDQVGRVRDLVAMLRVGGRPPRILGLVVEVVSRRRIFLPMTRVTGVESGQVITTGVVNMRRFEQRPTERLVLGEFLDRRVRLVESETEVTVLDVAIQQLPARRDWEIDKYFVRKGRGGALRRKGETLTVDWSAVSGFSLEEHGQGAENLVATFERLRPADVANALHHLSPKRRVEVAAALDDDRLADVLEELPEDDQVEILGKLKEERAADVLEAMDPDDAADLLSELPEEDKERLLTLMRPDDAADVRRLMAYEERTAGGLMTTEPIVLRPDATVADALARVRQQDLSPALAAQVYVCRSPDETPTGKYLGTVHFQRLLRDPPFTLVSSIVDSDLVPLPPDTPLPTVTSYLAAYNLVSAPVVDESGSLLGAVTVDDVLDHLLPEDWRETDFHGEEGIRHGRT, encoded by the coding sequence ATGGCGGCAGGAGCCCCCAGGGTCTTCGTCTCGCACCTCTCCGGGGTGCCCGTGTTCGATCCGAACGGGGACCAGGTCGGCCGGGTCCGCGACCTGGTGGCGATGTTGCGGGTCGGCGGACGGCCGCCGCGCATCCTGGGTCTGGTCGTCGAGGTGGTCAGCCGGCGACGGATCTTCCTGCCGATGACCCGGGTGACGGGCGTCGAGTCGGGCCAGGTCATCACGACCGGCGTGGTCAACATGCGACGCTTCGAACAGCGGCCCACCGAACGGCTCGTCCTCGGCGAGTTCCTCGACCGCAGGGTGCGGCTGGTGGAGAGCGAGACCGAGGTCACCGTCCTGGATGTGGCGATCCAGCAGCTGCCCGCCCGCCGGGACTGGGAGATCGACAAGTACTTCGTCCGCAAGGGGCGCGGAGGGGCGCTGCGCCGCAAGGGCGAGACGCTGACGGTGGACTGGTCGGCGGTGAGCGGCTTCTCGCTGGAGGAGCACGGGCAGGGCGCCGAGAACCTGGTCGCCACCTTCGAACGGCTGCGCCCCGCCGACGTCGCCAACGCCCTGCACCACCTCTCCCCCAAGCGCCGCGTCGAGGTGGCCGCCGCCCTGGACGACGACCGGCTGGCCGACGTCCTGGAGGAGCTGCCCGAGGACGATCAGGTGGAGATCCTCGGCAAGCTCAAGGAGGAGCGGGCCGCCGACGTCCTGGAGGCGATGGACCCGGACGACGCGGCCGACCTGCTCTCGGAGCTGCCCGAGGAGGACAAGGAGCGGCTGCTGACCCTGATGCGGCCGGACGACGCGGCCGACGTACGGCGTCTGATGGCGTACGAGGAGCGGACGGCGGGGGGTCTGATGACGACCGAGCCGATCGTGCTGCGCCCGGACGCCACGGTGGCCGACGCGCTGGCCCGGGTCCGTCAGCAGGACCTCTCCCCCGCGCTCGCCGCACAGGTGTACGTGTGCCGCTCGCCCGACGAGACGCCGACCGGCAAGTACCTGGGCACCGTCCACTTCCAGCGGCTGCTGCGCGACCCGCCGTTCACCCTGGTCAGCTCCATCGTCGACAGCGACCTGGTGCCGCTGCCCCCGGACACCCCGCTGCCGACCGTGACCAGCTATCTGGCCGCGTACAACCTGGTCTCCGCACCCGTGGTGGATGAGAGCGGGTCCCTGCTGGGCGCGGTGACGGTGGACGACGTCCTGGACCACCTGCTGCCCGAGGACTGGCGCGAGACCGACTTCCACGGCGAGGAGGGCATCCGCCATGGCCGAACGTGA
- a CDS encoding magnesium and cobalt transport protein CorA — MSMIRDLRAAVRPSLRPSLRKNSTPHNAYDTTRDPSASSAVVDCAVYRDGSRVAGSATLTPHEAMLQVREEGGFAWIGLHEPTEEEFAGIAREFGLHPLAVEDAVHAHQRPKLERYDDTLFTVFKTIHYVEHAELTATSEVVETGEVMCFTGRDFVITVRHGGQGSLRALRHRLQDDPELLAKGPSAVLHAIADHVVDGYIAVAEAVQDDIDEVEIDVFSTPVKGGRRGSDAGRIYQLKREVLEFKRAVSPLLRPMQLLSERPMRLIDPDIQKYFRDVADHLARVQEEVIGFDELLNSILQANLAQATVTQNEDMRKITSWAAIIAVPTMICGVYGMNFDYMPEVKWKYGYPLVLGAIAAVCFSIHRILKRNGWL; from the coding sequence ATGTCGATGATCCGTGACCTGCGCGCCGCCGTGCGCCCGTCCCTGCGTCCCTCCCTCCGTAAGAACAGCACTCCCCACAACGCGTACGACACCACCCGCGACCCGTCCGCCTCCAGCGCCGTCGTCGACTGCGCGGTCTACCGCGACGGCAGCCGCGTGGCGGGCTCCGCCACCCTGACCCCGCACGAGGCGATGCTCCAGGTGCGCGAGGAGGGCGGCTTCGCCTGGATCGGGCTGCACGAGCCGACGGAGGAGGAATTCGCGGGCATCGCCCGGGAGTTCGGGCTCCACCCGCTGGCCGTCGAGGACGCCGTCCACGCCCACCAGCGGCCCAAGCTGGAGCGGTACGACGACACGCTGTTCACCGTCTTCAAGACGATCCACTACGTGGAGCACGCCGAGCTGACCGCGACCAGCGAGGTCGTGGAGACCGGCGAGGTGATGTGCTTCACCGGCCGGGACTTCGTCATCACCGTCCGGCACGGCGGGCAGGGCTCCCTGCGCGCCCTGCGCCACCGCCTCCAGGACGACCCCGAGCTGCTCGCCAAGGGCCCGTCCGCCGTCCTGCACGCCATCGCCGACCATGTCGTCGACGGGTACATCGCGGTGGCGGAGGCCGTGCAGGACGATATCGACGAGGTGGAGATCGATGTCTTCTCCACCCCGGTCAAGGGTGGCCGGCGCGGTTCGGACGCGGGACGGATCTACCAGCTCAAGCGTGAGGTGCTGGAGTTCAAGCGGGCCGTCTCGCCGCTGCTGCGCCCGATGCAGCTGCTGAGCGAGCGGCCGATGCGGCTGATCGACCCCGACATCCAGAAGTACTTCCGGGACGTCGCCGACCACCTCGCCCGGGTCCAGGAGGAGGTCATCGGCTTCGACGAGCTGCTGAACTCGATCCTCCAGGCCAATCTGGCGCAGGCGACCGTCACCCAGAACGAGGACATGCGCAAGATCACCTCCTGGGCGGCGATCATCGCCGTACCCACGATGATCTGCGGGGTCTACGGCATGAACTTCGACTACATGCCCGAGGTGAAGTGGAAGTACGGCTACCCGCTGGTGCTGGGCGCCATCGCGGCCGTCTGTTTCTCCATCCACCGCATCCTGAAGCGCAACGGCTGGCTGTGA
- a CDS encoding suppressor of fused domain protein, with translation MAEILALVEARLRSALGEPDARADVTFLGTDRIEVLRFLDGDVVRYATLGMSGQPMADPTSPLADPVKGPRAELVLSVRVGLAGTDQVLRPLAVLAASPQVEGLIVAPGASLELGDPLWPGAPFTSVLVAEPGGLVEDLELDEPMDPVRFLPLLPMTPNEAAWKRVRGAQELQERWLTHGTDLRDPLRTSVPLD, from the coding sequence ATGGCAGAAATTCTCGCTCTGGTCGAAGCCCGGCTCCGCTCGGCCCTCGGGGAACCGGACGCCCGCGCCGATGTGACGTTCCTCGGCACGGACCGTATCGAGGTGCTCCGCTTCCTCGACGGCGACGTGGTGCGCTACGCCACGCTCGGCATGTCCGGCCAGCCGATGGCCGACCCCACCTCACCGCTCGCCGACCCGGTGAAGGGCCCCCGCGCCGAGCTGGTCCTGTCGGTACGGGTGGGGCTCGCCGGCACCGACCAGGTGCTGCGCCCCCTCGCCGTGCTCGCCGCCTCCCCGCAGGTCGAGGGGCTCATCGTGGCCCCGGGCGCCTCGCTGGAGCTGGGCGATCCGCTCTGGCCGGGCGCGCCGTTCACCTCGGTGCTGGTGGCGGAGCCCGGGGGGCTGGTCGAGGACCTGGAGCTGGACGAGCCGATGGACCCGGTCCGCTTCCTGCCGCTGCTGCCGATGACCCCCAACGAGGCCGCCTGGAAGCGGGTGCGCGGGGCGCAGGAGCTCCAGGAGCGCTGGCTCACACACGGTACGGACCTGCGAGACCCGCTGCGCACGTCCGTACCGCTGGACTGA